One Streptomyces sp. NBC_01237 genomic region harbors:
- a CDS encoding class I SAM-dependent methyltransferase, with protein sequence MAAESAAGPKPEILAAFEAAKGFMPVHEGLALYAAAAEAAALGLPLLEVGTYCGRSTILLADAARAAGVTALTVDHHRGSEEQQPGWEYHDPTVVDPEVGRMDTLPAFRRTLHRAGLEEHVVALVGRSPQVAAVWGGELGLVFIDGGHTDEHASGDYEGWAPHVAPGGLLVIHDVFPDPADGGQAPYRIHQRALASGAFAEVSVTDSLRVLRRTGTGI encoded by the coding sequence GTGGCCGCCGAGTCCGCAGCCGGGCCCAAGCCGGAGATTCTCGCCGCGTTCGAGGCCGCCAAGGGCTTCATGCCGGTACACGAGGGGCTCGCCCTGTACGCGGCCGCCGCCGAGGCCGCCGCGCTCGGGCTGCCGCTGCTGGAGGTGGGGACGTACTGCGGGCGTTCCACGATCCTGCTCGCCGACGCCGCCCGTGCGGCCGGCGTGACGGCGCTCACCGTCGACCACCACCGCGGCAGCGAGGAGCAGCAGCCCGGCTGGGAGTACCACGACCCGACCGTGGTGGACCCGGAGGTCGGGCGGATGGACACCCTGCCGGCCTTCCGGCGCACCCTGCACCGGGCCGGTCTGGAGGAGCACGTGGTGGCGCTCGTGGGGCGCTCCCCGCAGGTCGCGGCGGTCTGGGGCGGAGAGCTCGGCCTCGTCTTCATCGACGGCGGGCACACCGACGAGCACGCGAGCGGCGACTACGAGGGCTGGGCCCCGCACGTGGCGCCGGGTGGGCTGCTCGTCATCCACGACGTGTTCCCCGACCCGGCCGACGGCGGACAGGCCCCGTACCGGATCCATCAGCGGGCACTGGCCTCCGGGGCGTTCGCGGAGGTGTCGGTGACGGACTCGCTCCGTGTCCTGCGGCGCACCGGAACGGGGATCTGA
- a CDS encoding IclR family transcriptional regulator — protein MTDYDLDRRKPAGALQTVDRALLVLLAFERTRPDWGVTEVAEEFGWDTSVAQRLLATLAGRGFLVSDPVTRRYRIGPAVLRLGRLWERSGSLELLAGPVLEELRRTTGDTVLFCLPDSFHMRCVAAEEGETGPLRYYPLVGELYPAHAGATSKSYYAYLPDEQRHRLFRGRPMARFTDRTVTEPDLLEREFMKVRAQGYAWTVGEYDTGIATVAVPVFLGREPYGSLSLGGGEDRFQGAPEDRLDALRHAAQLLEQRLTHPPQRPKSRARRPRTT, from the coding sequence ATGACCGACTACGATCTGGACCGGCGCAAACCCGCCGGGGCGCTGCAAACCGTCGACCGGGCACTCCTGGTGCTGCTCGCCTTCGAGCGCACCAGACCCGACTGGGGCGTCACCGAGGTCGCCGAGGAGTTCGGCTGGGACACCTCGGTCGCCCAGCGGCTGCTCGCCACCCTGGCGGGCCGGGGCTTCCTGGTCTCGGACCCGGTCACCCGCCGCTACCGCATCGGCCCCGCCGTACTGCGGCTCGGCAGACTCTGGGAGCGCTCGGGCTCACTGGAGCTGCTGGCCGGTCCCGTCCTGGAGGAGCTGCGCCGGACCACCGGTGACACCGTCCTGTTCTGCCTTCCGGACAGCTTCCACATGCGCTGCGTGGCCGCCGAGGAGGGCGAGACCGGACCGCTGCGCTACTACCCGCTGGTCGGCGAGCTCTACCCGGCGCACGCGGGGGCGACCAGTAAGTCGTACTACGCCTATCTGCCCGACGAGCAGCGCCACCGGCTCTTCCGGGGCCGTCCCATGGCACGCTTCACGGACCGCACCGTCACCGAACCGGACCTGCTGGAGCGGGAGTTCATGAAGGTCCGGGCCCAGGGCTACGCCTGGACGGTCGGCGAGTACGACACCGGGATCGCCACCGTCGCCGTACCGGTGTTCCTGGGGCGCGAGCCGTACGGGAGTCTCAGTCTCGGTGGCGGGGAGGACCGGTTCCAGGGGGCGCCCGAGGACCGGCTCGACGCGCTGCGCCACGCGGCCCAGCTGCTGGAGCAGCGCCTCACCCACCCGCCGCAGCGGCCGAAGTCCCGCGCCCGGCGGCCCCGCACCACCTGA
- a CDS encoding M20/M25/M40 family metallo-hydrolase: protein MTLITASEQAQTEVVDLCAELIRFDTSNPTSDERAAADWVVGRLAEVGIASELVESAPGRASVIARIAGDDPTRGALLVHGHLDVVPADASEWQVPPFSGEIRDGYLWGRGAIDMKDTVAVMLATARHFARTGTKPARDVVLAFLADEEAGGKFGAHWLVEHRPDLFSGVTEAIGEGGGFSFAIDDTRRLYPIENAQRGMAWMELTANGRAGHGSSPNDENAVTDLAESLTRIGRETFPIRLIEPVRALLEEAARLYGVEFDENDIESSLAGLGPVADFIQVVLRNSANPTMFNAGYQTNVIPGKATARVDGRFLPGHEQELIDTIDRLLLPSVSREWVNHDIAMETTFDGPLVDAMCDAVRAEDPDGHPVPYCNPGGTDAKAFTHLGIRCFGFKGLKLPHDLDYGRLFHGVDERVPLEGLRFGVRVMTRLWQSC, encoded by the coding sequence ATGACCCTCATCACCGCCTCCGAGCAGGCCCAGACCGAGGTCGTGGACCTCTGCGCCGAACTGATCCGGTTCGACACCTCCAACCCGACCAGCGACGAGCGCGCCGCCGCCGACTGGGTGGTGGGCCGCCTCGCCGAGGTGGGCATCGCGTCCGAACTGGTCGAGTCCGCCCCGGGCCGGGCCAGCGTCATCGCCCGGATCGCCGGGGACGACCCCACCCGCGGCGCCCTGCTGGTCCACGGCCACCTGGACGTCGTACCCGCCGATGCCTCCGAGTGGCAGGTCCCGCCGTTCTCGGGCGAGATCCGCGACGGCTACCTCTGGGGCCGGGGCGCGATCGACATGAAGGACACGGTGGCGGTCATGCTCGCCACCGCCCGGCACTTCGCCCGCACCGGCACGAAGCCGGCCCGCGACGTGGTGCTCGCCTTCCTCGCCGACGAGGAGGCGGGCGGCAAGTTCGGCGCCCACTGGCTGGTCGAGCACCGCCCGGACCTCTTCTCCGGGGTCACCGAGGCGATCGGCGAGGGCGGCGGCTTCTCCTTCGCCATCGACGACACGCGCCGGCTGTACCCGATCGAGAACGCCCAGCGCGGCATGGCCTGGATGGAGCTCACCGCGAACGGCCGGGCCGGCCACGGCTCGTCGCCCAACGACGAGAACGCGGTCACCGACCTCGCCGAGTCCCTCACCCGGATCGGCCGCGAGACCTTCCCGATCCGGCTGATCGAACCGGTCCGCGCCCTGCTGGAGGAGGCCGCCAGGCTCTACGGCGTCGAGTTCGACGAGAACGACATCGAGTCCAGCCTGGCCGGGCTGGGCCCGGTCGCGGACTTCATACAGGTGGTGCTCCGCAACTCGGCGAACCCCACCATGTTCAACGCGGGCTACCAGACCAACGTCATCCCCGGGAAGGCCACCGCTCGCGTCGACGGCCGCTTCCTCCCCGGTCACGAGCAGGAACTGATCGACACGATCGACAGGCTCCTGCTCCCCTCCGTCAGCCGTGAGTGGGTCAACCACGACATCGCGATGGAGACGACGTTCGACGGCCCGCTGGTCGACGCGATGTGCGACGCCGTCCGCGCCGAGGACCCGGACGGCCACCCCGTCCCGTACTGCAACCCGGGTGGCACCGACGCCAAGGCGTTCACCCACCTGGGCATCCGCTGCTTCGGCTTCAAGGGCCTGAAGCTCCCGCACGACCTGGACTACGGCCGCCTCTTCCACGGCGTGGACGAGCGCGTCCCGCTGGAGGGCCTGCGCTTCGGCGTCCGCGTCATGACCCGACTCTGGCAGAGCTGCTGA
- a CDS encoding DUF1177 domain-containing protein, with the protein MLKYVLDIVELLDDPQVNGKTVVEYLDAAAGAEGSSAQVTTVTGDQGSTDFVLVRIPGSRGRTSGGSARTLGVVGRLGGIGARPEVTGLVSDADGAAAAIATAAKLLDMRRRGDVLPGDVIVATHICPNAPTEPHDPVPFMGSPVDIATMNRHEVTADMEAVLSIDTTKGNRIINHKGLALSPTVKEGWVLRVSEQLGELLAVVTGEPLVTYPVTTQDITPYGNGAHHINSILQPATATAAPVVGLAVTSAAAVPGCQTGASHESDIASAARYAVEVAKGFGAGNLDFHDAVEFDNLVNRYGSLAHLQTLGRTPQES; encoded by the coding sequence ATGTTGAAGTACGTACTGGACATCGTCGAGCTTCTGGACGATCCCCAGGTCAATGGCAAGACGGTCGTCGAATACCTCGACGCCGCAGCGGGGGCCGAGGGCTCGTCCGCACAGGTCACCACCGTCACGGGTGACCAGGGCTCGACGGACTTCGTGCTCGTCCGCATCCCCGGCTCCCGCGGCCGGACATCGGGCGGCAGCGCCCGCACCCTCGGTGTGGTGGGCCGGCTCGGCGGCATCGGCGCCCGGCCCGAGGTGACCGGTCTGGTCTCCGACGCCGACGGCGCGGCCGCCGCCATCGCCACGGCGGCCAAGCTGCTCGACATGCGCCGTCGCGGCGATGTGCTGCCCGGTGACGTGATCGTCGCCACCCACATCTGCCCGAACGCGCCGACCGAACCGCACGACCCGGTGCCGTTCATGGGCTCGCCCGTGGACATCGCCACGATGAACCGGCACGAGGTGACCGCCGACATGGAGGCCGTGCTCTCCATCGACACCACCAAGGGCAACCGGATCATCAACCACAAGGGCCTGGCCCTGTCGCCCACCGTCAAGGAGGGCTGGGTACTCCGGGTCAGCGAGCAGCTCGGCGAGCTGCTGGCCGTGGTGACCGGTGAGCCGTTGGTCACATACCCGGTGACCACGCAGGACATCACGCCGTACGGTAACGGTGCACACCACATCAATTCGATTCTCCAGCCCGCCACCGCGACCGCCGCTCCGGTCGTCGGTCTCGCGGTCACCTCGGCCGCCGCGGTACCGGGCTGCCAGACGGGCGCGAGTCACGAGAGCGACATCGCGTCCGCCGCCCGCTACGCCGTGGAAGTCGCCAAGGGCTTCGGCGCCGGGAACCTGGACTTCCACGACGCGGTGGAGTTCGACAATCTCGTCAACCGCTACGGGTCGCTGGCTCACCTGCAGACCCTCGGCCGCACCCCCCAGGAGTCCTGA
- a CDS encoding N-acetylmuramoyl-L-alanine amidase, which translates to MRHDNSVPPTRRARPLLAAALASLCLTVTGCGGGGGGDGGAAPVQPRPGSGAGTSAPPSPSAPVSPSASKSPEPKPATSSASTKPLPKGPLTGRTVVIDPGHNPRNREHTREIGRQVNIGTGTKECDTTGTSTNGGYAEALFTLDVSHRLRDLLEAQGAKVKLTYDNDRPFGPCVDERARIGNEAAADAVVSVHADGSAVGNRGFHVILPALVRSGAADTSKIVEQSADLGARIAGNFLRATGTAPSNYIGGNTGLDTRKDLGGLNLSTVPKVFIECGNMRDPKDSALLTSGSWRQKAAQGLADGITGYLKG; encoded by the coding sequence GTGCGTCACGACAACAGCGTTCCCCCCACTCGCCGCGCCCGGCCGCTGCTCGCCGCCGCGCTGGCCTCGCTCTGCCTGACCGTCACCGGATGCGGAGGCGGTGGCGGGGGTGACGGCGGGGCGGCCCCCGTGCAGCCGCGTCCGGGCTCCGGCGCCGGCACGTCCGCACCGCCCTCCCCGTCCGCCCCGGTGTCACCGTCCGCGTCGAAGAGCCCCGAGCCGAAGCCGGCCACCTCCTCCGCGTCCACGAAACCCCTGCCGAAGGGGCCGCTCACCGGCCGGACCGTGGTGATCGACCCGGGGCACAATCCGCGCAACCGCGAACACACCCGGGAGATCGGCCGCCAGGTGAACATCGGCACCGGCACCAAGGAGTGCGACACCACCGGGACCTCCACCAACGGGGGTTACGCGGAAGCCCTGTTCACCCTCGATGTGTCGCACCGGCTGCGCGACCTGCTCGAAGCGCAGGGGGCGAAGGTGAAACTCACGTACGACAACGACCGCCCCTTCGGCCCGTGCGTGGACGAACGGGCCCGGATCGGCAACGAGGCCGCGGCCGACGCGGTGGTCTCGGTGCACGCCGACGGGTCGGCGGTGGGCAATCGCGGCTTCCATGTGATTCTTCCGGCCCTTGTCCGGAGCGGCGCGGCGGACACCTCGAAGATCGTCGAACAGTCGGCCGATCTCGGTGCCCGGATCGCGGGCAACTTCCTCCGGGCGACCGGAACTGCGCCCTCCAATTACATCGGCGGCAATACCGGTCTGGACACGCGTAAGGATCTCGGCGGACTGAATCTGTCGACCGTGCCCAAAGTCTTCATCGAATGCGGCAATATGCGTGATCCGAAGGACTCCGCCCTGCTCACCAGCGGCAGTTGGCGCCAGAAGGCCGCCCAGGGATTGGCCGACGGCATCACCGGCTACCTCAAGGGGTAG
- a CDS encoding cytosine permease produces MASAPLAGATAPEAKSIGSDDYSLSRVPRDKRFGFWSMLLQWLAQSGSISQFTLGATIGVGMTFGDAFLAFTLGAVILEIVIFAIGLAGMREGLATPMLTRWAGFGRNGSALVSFVIAVSLVGWFGVQNTIFGNSVSALVGGPSWMWCVIAGVAITALVIFGFKYMALFAKIVTPLFFGMVAWSIITTLNDHSISDLINSPPPGETIPLAVAATAIAGGYMTGAIVSPEMTRYNRKGSHVFVQSASSMILSEYIVGMVGVLLGHLVKSSDVSHIVLSTSGAFGVIVVLMSTAKINDWNLYGSSLGVVNFFQVVFRKRLHRGAVTIVLGVAGTLLSAVGIMTHFTEFLSLLGVMIPPIGGIIVAEYWVVKRMRKPLDDTREAETLPRTSPTWVPMSLVIWIVAFCVGKFYDGGIPALNSLATAFLLYCVLGLLGWVKPYGTSTLDDEDGSSPAPAARETTAAGAA; encoded by the coding sequence ATGGCATCCGCCCCCCTGGCCGGCGCCACGGCCCCCGAGGCCAAGAGCATCGGCAGCGACGACTACTCGCTCTCGCGGGTCCCGCGCGACAAGCGCTTCGGCTTCTGGTCCATGCTTCTGCAGTGGCTGGCCCAGTCCGGCTCGATCTCCCAGTTCACGCTGGGCGCCACCATCGGCGTCGGCATGACCTTCGGGGACGCCTTCCTCGCCTTCACGCTCGGCGCGGTGATCCTGGAGATCGTGATCTTCGCGATCGGTCTGGCCGGCATGCGCGAGGGTCTGGCGACCCCGATGCTCACCCGTTGGGCGGGCTTCGGCCGCAACGGTTCGGCACTGGTCAGCTTCGTCATCGCGGTCAGCCTGGTCGGCTGGTTCGGCGTCCAGAACACGATCTTCGGCAACAGCGTCTCGGCGCTGGTCGGCGGACCGTCCTGGATGTGGTGCGTGATCGCGGGCGTCGCCATCACGGCCCTGGTGATCTTCGGCTTCAAGTACATGGCCCTGTTCGCCAAGATCGTCACCCCGCTGTTCTTCGGGATGGTCGCCTGGTCGATCATCACGACGCTCAACGACCACTCGATCAGCGACCTGATCAACTCGCCGCCGCCCGGCGAAACGATTCCTCTCGCCGTCGCCGCCACCGCCATCGCGGGCGGCTACATGACCGGCGCCATCGTCTCCCCGGAGATGACCCGCTACAACCGCAAGGGCTCGCACGTCTTCGTGCAGAGCGCCTCCTCGATGATCCTCTCCGAGTACATCGTGGGCATGGTCGGTGTGCTGCTCGGCCATCTGGTGAAGTCCAGCGACGTGTCGCACATCGTGCTCTCCACCTCGGGCGCCTTCGGTGTGATCGTGGTCCTGATGTCCACCGCGAAGATCAACGACTGGAACCTGTACGGCTCCTCGCTCGGCGTCGTCAACTTCTTCCAGGTCGTCTTCCGCAAGCGGCTGCACCGCGGTGCCGTCACCATCGTCCTCGGCGTCGCCGGCACGCTCCTGTCCGCGGTCGGCATCATGACCCACTTCACGGAGTTCCTCTCCCTGCTGGGCGTGATGATCCCGCCGATCGGCGGCATCATCGTCGCCGAGTACTGGGTCGTGAAGCGGATGCGCAAGCCGCTGGACGACACCCGCGAGGCCGAGACCCTGCCCCGCACCTCGCCCACCTGGGTGCCGATGTCCCTGGTCATCTGGATCGTGGCCTTCTGTGTCGGCAAGTTCTACGACGGCGGCATCCCGGCCCTCAACTCGCTGGCCACCGCCTTCCTGCTCTACTGCGTCCTCGGCCTGCTGGGCTGGGTCAAGCCGTACGGCACCTCCACCCTGGACGACGAGGACGGCAGCAGCCCGGCCCCCGCCGCCCGTGAGACCACCGCGGCAGGAGCAGCATGA